Genomic window (Vigna radiata var. radiata cultivar VC1973A chromosome 1, Vradiata_ver6, whole genome shotgun sequence):
GTATACACACAATTCCTTCTACATCATATTATCATAACATGAATAGTTGTTATTACATTAGTGATAGGATTAAGACATCATTTTCAAAGCATTAATTATCAGAGCTTTAATTAAGTTAAGATCATCACGAAATGAGTCTGTTTTATGCAGATTGTTCATTCCATTGACAAGCTGGGGATATGGCATCGTCTACCTGTTTTCTTAGGGCTATTGTATCTGGCTATCAGACGTCACCTTCACCAAGAGTACAACCTCTTCAACGTTGGAACAACACCAACTGGGATTAGGTTCAACCATTCAGATTTTCCATACAGAACAGCTGATGGAAAATATAATGATCNTTTCAATGAAGTTGCTGGCAGCCAAGGAACTTTCTTTGGCAGAAACATGCTTCCTGTTGATCAGAAGAAAAAGGTCAACAATCATAGCtagttataataatttcataaaatatcaGTGTTTTTACTGCTATAGTTTGTTGACTTGTTCTTATATGATTTTGATCCTTTGAGGATAGTGAATTTTGAAGGCATAGTTTTGTGTGTGTGCAGCTATTGAAGCCTGATCCAATGGTGGTAGCAACAAAACTACTAGCTAGAAGGACATATAAGGACACAGGGAAGCAATTCAACGTGATTGCAGCTTCTTGGATTCAGTTCATGATTCACGATTGGATCGATCATCTTGAGGATACCAAACAGGTCAATCAATTTCTAAAACCATGATGATGTTTTTTATTGTGATAATAAGAaggtatttaatttaatttgttcatgaaattttgatacatatttacatacatatatatgcaGATTGAACTGACTGCACCAAAAGAAGTTGCAGGCCAATGCCCTCTAAAATCTTTCAAATTCTTCAAAACTAAGGAAATTCCCACTGGATTCTATGAGATAAAAACGGGATCATCGAACATTCGAACACCATGGTGGTAAGATTTCTACTGCAGTTTACCTCAGCCAAAAGTTAAAGGTTAATGTTGATAAGTTTATTATTCCTACTTCTTATACTGAGTTTATGACTAACATAATTTCAGAAAAAACAGTTTTTAAACGAGGAGCatatctcacttatatattataaaagttttcgATATGTACTAAGTAATGATACTGacagaaaattataatttgaaaaaggaaagaaaagataacttagatgaaaaaaatgGCGGCGTATATGCATGTAGAAAATTCAATGCGTGGGGGCACGATAGCGTTTACATCTAACAAAATGGCGGCGAAAGATATAAGATAtgtaaaaaaaaggttaaaattcattattctaaattatggatttttgttatgtttgtaATAttgatcaaatatataaattttcgtATAGACCTAAGAAAAACTCGTCGAGTTAAGtcagaacaaaatatattttgaaataaaagaatgagtataagagtatgattttttttttttttaaatatcatatctttataaaattatatgaactTTAGGATTcatgtcataaaaatataatgatataataaattatataccaacaaaataaaaacttatcttaaataaataatattaataataataatatgagatcttatcaataataatattcaaatctACTAGATTTGTCATGATTATaagaaatattagttttagtAAAAGTAATATCACACtcatatttatttgacacatttaaTTTGAGTAAATTGATcttaaaaaagtgaatttttgtaatttaaaaaaaaataaaaataaaaggtaagaaaaagtagtatgaaatgaatgtaaaaaaattatgtaggTTAAAGTATATTGGACTAATGTAAAAGTTAAAAGTAGCTGATATGAAAGTTATTGGTATATAGTCTCTGAGAGAAGATGTTTAAGTTGCATGGATTTGGTTGGTGAAATAGGGATGCAAGTGCTGTGTATGGAAGCAATGGAGAAGTTTTACAGAAAGTGAGGACTTTCAAAGATGGAAAGCTAAAGATATCAAAGGATGGAAACCTTCTGCATAACGAAAATGGAACAGCAGTTGCAGGTGACATCCGCAACAGTTGGGCTGGTGTTTCAACTCTGCAGTCCCTTTTCATTCAAGAACACAATGCAGTTTGTGATTCTCTCAAGgtataataatcataaatttcatcatggaaaaaaacaatattaaccaatcttattttaaaaacaatctcattaatgaaaagaaaatactaacaAAATACCTGTTTTTAATTGTACTGTTTCAGAAATATTACCCTCAATTGAATGATGAAGAACTTTATCGCCATGCAAGATTGGTGATTTCAGCTGTGATTGCAAAGGTTCACACCATTGATTGGACTGTGGAGCTTCTTAAAACTGATACTCTACTTGCAGGAATGCGTGCCAACTGGTAAGCCTCTCGACACCACACAATTCTCTGACACAGTTTACAAAAAGATTTATCTACTGAAATATTTTCGAGctgctttttttaatttatattcaaaatgttttttttttaacgtatATAGGTAAAAATGAAAAGCATTTTACGTATAAGAgacaaaaaatttgaaaattacaaTTAGATCCACacgatttcaaataaaaaaagttgtgtcTTACAATTTTAGGAATTGACAATTGATtagaaggaaaatgatattttgacatcaattttttgatatcattttgacactgtacccatgtcaaaacgtggttggacgatttcaaattaaaaaaactgaaacaatggcatatttggaagaaaaaaatcaaagtttttttttttttttaatttgaaatcgtccaaccacattttgatacgTGTACAAtgttaaaatggtgtcaaaaaattcgtgtcaaaatatcattttccaaatttgtaattgattactaaGAGTGTAAACAAAAAAACtctatggtaatcgattatacaggttataatctatttattttttgaaattattgtttatttttcagGTATGGACTATTGGGGAAGAAGTTTAAGGATACATTCGGACATGTTGGTGGGTCCATCTTGGGAGGATTTGTTGGTATGAAGAAGCCAGAAAACCATGGTGTCACCTACTCTTTAACAGAAGAATTTACGAGTGTCTACAGAATGCACCCTCTCCTACCTGATAACCTGCATCTGAGAGACATATCTGCAACTCCTGGGCCAAACAAATCTCCACCAGTAATCAAAGAGTACGATAATAAAATCTTACCTAAACCTTTCTTTTCCCAAACTCATTACTAcatctgtttctatttataatttataaaaatacttaaactaATTCATACCACTTAACTTGATATTGAATTCTTCAATaacttatattgtttttaagaaTTGTTCTTACTTTTTAGATTGATATATAAAGTTAGATTATCTCAATAATTTGAAGcatttttcattatcttttacCAAAATTTCTCTTTCCATTCGGTATTGTAGAATCCCTATGAAAAACTTGATTGGACTACCAGGAGAGAAGACATTATCAGAAATAGGAGTCGCAAGACAACTTGTGTCAATGGGTCACCAAGCTTGTGGGGCATTAGAGCTTTGGAATTATCCAGAGTGGCTAAGAGACCTTGTACCACAGAACATGGATGGCACAGAAAGGTCTGAACATGTGGACCTGGCTGCTCTTGAAAGTAagatatatacatacatatatatgtaaaagtttatgtatagttttaatattaagatataTCCTATATCTAGTTATTAACCCTAAAATTATGATGCAGTTTACAGGGATAGGGAAAGGAATGTGGCTAGATACAACCAGTTTAGGAGGTCATTACTGTTAATACCTATCTCAAAGTGGGAAGATCTAACTGATGATAAGGAAGCAATTAAAGTATTGGAAGAAGTATATGGAGATGATGTTGAAGAGCTTGATCTACTTGTAGGTCTCATGgcagagaagaaaataaagggtTTTGCAATCAGTGAGACAGCTTTTGTGATATTCCTCCTCATGGCAAGCAGGTAAAaggaataacattaaaataccAATATTCTAAAGGATTCATTGTGTGTTTTTGGACATTGTTTTGTGAAGTGATTTTGAAAGGGAATGAATGAAACTGTTTTTGTGGAATTGCAGGAGGCTGGAAGCTGATAGGTTCTTCACAAGCAACTATAATGAAGAAACATACACTAAAAAGGGACTTGAATGGGTGAACACAACTGAGAGTTTGAAAGATGTGATTGATCGTCACTATCCTGAAATGACACACAAATGGTTGAACTCTTCTAGTGCTTTCTCTGTTTGGGATTCACTTCCAAACTCACCCAATCATGTTCCTCTTTACCTTCGTGTTCCTCATTAATATGTAATTTCGATATTTATGTGTTTTATTTGGATCTATCTTTTGTTAAGTTTGAATTAATATGCATATTTGTATCTTGTAAAACACTATGTTTCGACCAATATGTATTCAGTGTACTGCGAAGAAGAAGAATGCGAGAGAAGAGGGTCTGTGAAGAAGGAAATGAACAGTGTAGGTTAAAACTAAAATGCTCAGAGAAAACCTCGGTTTATCAAATAAGTGATAGAATCTCGGTTCATCCAAAAACCATATCCTTCTCCATTTTTCTAACATATGTtaagaataatataatcatCAATGAGATTAATAAAtgctaaaaataatataattaataacttaTACTGTGAGGATTTTAAGATTTTCTGATACTGGGTGGTTCAACATTGACATAAATTGCTCATGTTGTATGTTACtcagataaatattttataaacttaattatacattttattgcgtaattattattattattattattattgtaatattatggtttattatttttatattttatctaaattGTGAACATTTCCACATTTTAAACATCTGTTgattttaactaataatatgtatcataaaagaagttaaaagtaaaattgaattactttttaaaattatgtcattttgatttttttcatatatttttatgaaatatcaGCGCttcattgaaaaatttaatgaatgaaaataaaataaaaaataaaaaaaaaatcataaaaaagtttagagataaaaataatttaagatttaaCGGTATAAAAGTGAAATATAGTGTAGATGTCCATTCAATTATTTTTGAGAAATTAAGATAGTGTTTGAATTGGAGAGTGAATATGAGAGAtgttgaatgaatgaatttgagaaaatgaaaagaaaattgtggTATTGTTTggattaagaaatttaaaagaattgatAAAGGGATTGGAAAGAAAAGTTTACGAATAATATGATGAATATGATAGATTAAAAAgatgttttaattgataaaagtaAATGATTATCAATTTATCTTTGGTGTAGAAatgtgatataaatttaaatataagtagtagtaattatattaaaacgaaattgaatttattatttataataagaaaattaaaattaaaaaattattattattaaaaattaatggaatagaataaaaaaccggacaaaataaaaactatataaataatacaataaaaaaaacagtaatTTAGTGAAATGAAGGGAGCGAGAATCGATTCTTCACACAAAGGGAATCCTTATTAGCCCCCAAAATCAGGGCCGGGTTAGGCTAACCAAATCTAACACATTCTTTCGCATAATCACCAAACGCCCTTTTATCTTCTGACCCTTGCCTCCCAGGATTCCGAACATCTTGCCTGATTCTTACTTTTAACAaacactcttctttttctctctctgtgGATAACAGCAACCAACATGCTCCTATTTAAACGACAACCTCAACTATTAAATCTAACTATTCACTGCGTTTTTCTTTACTAAATACTTTTTACATTCTTTatcttacatattttattttactttttcaccACAACCCTTTGACACTGCATTTAATATCTGTTTTGTCTTCTTCTGTTTGTCTATATAGTGTTACACGAACAGTGCTCCATTTATTTCATTCTTCCAGTTTCTTTCCTTacatctttaaatatttaaaaaataataatattttgagaatatcttaacattataaatatagatatgtattattatgtaatgggttaaatatgtttttcgttctccaactattggtcgtttttgtgtttagtccctctttcaaagtatagtacaatttagtccttcaattttagaaaactctggtattagtcatttttaccaaattttttaactttatttactgtttcaaacgcatttctcagttaatattgaagcaaaaatgtgttaaaatgtgtaaacaatccaaatgctataatataacgtgcttgaaacagcaaataaagtttaaaaaatttggtaaaaaaagactaaaactatagttttctaaagttgaaggactaaattatattatactttgaaagaaggactaaacacaaaaatggctaatagttgggggacgaaaaacatatttaacccttatgtaattgatttatattagtgtttataattattaaaatgttataaaaaagaatgaaacaatcattatcatatttaaaactattttttttcactctttcaTGGCTGGATGCACTATACTGGAATTTCTctcattaactattttttttagtttctaaaatatctagccataaaaatagaaagcctttttattgtataattgtaattagaattttttaataaaaattaaaatatttttatttttcaatttaataaaaagtatgaAGTATTTCTAATTACATAATTATGacataataaaagttaaaaaaaattataattatcttttatttatactgCTTTTAATAACTTTGATATCATTTTTGTAATATCTTCTGTATATTTGTGCTATTTTAGTTATTGTAATATTAAGTGAAGAGACAATTATTAGTCGAATAATACTGAGAATGGACCATCTTTTATGCAGCAAAAAAAGAACGTGCGTGTTttgaaaaagtattcaagcagttttattttatataaataaaataaaaataaacataaagtaACATCCTGTTCcatttaaatagaataaaattattaaaacaaaatgttacatatatcataataaaataattagataaaaacaaacataccACGAAAGAAAGATTTAtgtaaaatcatttaattacatatttagttttttttaaaaatgatgatgtgagttttttttaaaaaagaaagcccatgggtTGACTCTGACCCACAGGCTTTGGAGCTTTTTAGTCCtgggggcttttttaataaagggttTTTTTTGGTTCTGTGGACTTTTTTGGTCCtaacccacatgggctagggccaaGGCCTATTATAGGAGCCTATTTGACAGGTCTACCTATGATGTTATATATcaggatgaca
Coding sequences:
- the LOC106770747 gene encoding alpha-dioxygenase 1-like, whose product is MWSVITDPIRNLFANVVHQFIHKDFHEAVAKMTIIDAFLFIIVHSIDKLGIWHRLPVFLGLLYLAIRRHLHQEYNLFNVGTTPTGIRFNHSDFPYRTADGKYNDXFNEVAGSQGTFFGRNMLPVDQKKKLLKPDPMVVATKLLARRTYKDTGKQFNVIAASWIQFMIHDWIDHLEDTKQIELTAPKEVAGQCPLKSFKFFKTKEIPTGFYEIKTGSSNIRTPWWDASAVYGSNGEVLQKVRTFKDGKLKISKDGNLLHNENGTAVAGDIRNSWAGVSTLQSLFIQEHNAVCDSLKKYYPQLNDEELYRHARLVISAVIAKVHTIDWTVELLKTDTLLAGMRANWYGLLGKKFKDTFGHVGGSILGGFVGMKKPENHGVTYSLTEEFTSVYRMHPLLPDNLHLRDISATPGPNKSPPVIKEIPMKNLIGLPGEKTLSEIGVARQLVSMGHQACGALELWNYPEWLRDLVPQNMDGTERSEHVDLAALEIYRDRERNVARYNQFRRSLLLIPISKWEDLTDDKEAIKVLEEVYGDDVEELDLLVGLMAEKKIKGFAISETAFVIFLLMASRRLEADRFFTSNYNEETYTKKGLEWVNTTESLKDVIDRHYPEMTHKWLNSSSAFSVWDSLPNSPNHVPLYLRVPH